A window of the Enterobacteriaceae bacterium 4M9 genome harbors these coding sequences:
- the phnH gene encoding phosphonate C-P lyase system protein PhnH, whose amino-acid sequence MTITTAFPQPVQDAQACFRRLLKAMSEPGVVVALHPLNHGWQPLGVAASGTLLTLADGDTSVWLAPAVDNDLVRQNLRFHTGAPLCAQPQDAQFAVADHTIEPAQLNALAQGCATSPEQSATLIVQIASLSGGRMLRLTGPGIAEARMIAPQLPACVLDYLTDRPQPFPLGIDLILTCGERLLAVPRTTHVEVC is encoded by the coding sequence ATGACAATAACTACCGCCTTTCCCCAGCCGGTGCAGGATGCCCAGGCCTGTTTTCGCCGCCTGCTGAAGGCCATGAGCGAGCCAGGCGTTGTTGTGGCGCTGCACCCGCTTAATCATGGCTGGCAGCCGCTCGGCGTGGCCGCCAGCGGCACGCTGCTCACCCTTGCCGACGGCGACACTTCCGTGTGGCTCGCCCCCGCGGTCGATAACGACCTGGTACGCCAGAACCTGCGCTTTCATACCGGCGCGCCGCTGTGCGCTCAACCGCAGGATGCGCAGTTCGCCGTGGCCGACCACACCATTGAACCGGCACAGCTCAACGCCCTGGCGCAGGGCTGCGCCACCTCGCCCGAGCAGAGCGCCACGCTGATTGTGCAGATCGCCTCTTTAAGCGGCGGGCGCATGCTGCGCCTGACAGGCCCTGGCATTGCCGAGGCGCGCATGATAGCGCCGCAGCTACCCGCCTGCGTGCTGGATTACCTCACCGACCGCCCGCAGCCGTTCCCGCTCGGCATTGATCTCATTCTGACCTGCGGCGAGCGCCTGCTGGCCGTGCCGCGAACCACTCATGTGGAGGTGTGCTGA
- the phnG gene encoding phosphonate C-P lyase system protein PhnG, translated as MDSHFTTADRQRWMAVLAHSEPQALAECWQALNLKPQYDTLRAAETGLVQLKARAGATGEAFFAGDATLTRAAVRLASGVCGYSWVLGRDKAHSERCALIDALMQEKQHYLTLLETLINPLEACRAARLSQREAEVNASRVDFFTLVRGDNE; from the coding sequence ATGGACAGCCATTTTACGACCGCCGACAGACAGCGCTGGATGGCCGTCCTGGCCCACAGCGAACCGCAGGCGCTGGCCGAATGCTGGCAGGCGCTGAACCTGAAACCGCAATACGACACCCTGCGTGCGGCTGAAACCGGGCTGGTGCAGTTAAAAGCGCGTGCGGGCGCCACCGGCGAGGCCTTTTTCGCCGGTGATGCCACGCTGACCCGCGCCGCCGTGCGCCTGGCAAGCGGCGTGTGCGGCTACAGCTGGGTACTGGGGCGCGATAAAGCCCACAGCGAACGCTGCGCGCTGATTGATGCCCTGATGCAGGAAAAACAGCATTACCTGACGCTACTCGAAACGCTGATTAACCCGCTGGAGGCCTGCCGCGCGGCGCGCCTGAGCCAGCGCGAAGCCGAGGTCAACGCCAGCCGCGTTGACTTCTTTACCCTGGTTCGCGGAGATAACGAATGA
- the phnK gene encoding phosphonate C-P lyase system protein PhnK, translating into MKPLLSVNNLTHLYAPGKGFSDVSFELWPGEVLGIVGESGSGKTTLLKSISARLAPQQGEVIYGDDSLYAMSEGERRRLLRTEWGVVHQHPLDGLRPRVSAGGNIGERLMATGARHYGNIRTTAQHWLEQVEIPASRIDDLPITFSGGMQQRLQIARNLVTHPKLVFMDEPTGGLDVSVQARLLDLLRGLVVELNLAVVIVTHDLGVARLLADRLLVMKQGQVVESGLTDRVLDDPHHPYTQLLVSSVLQN; encoded by the coding sequence ATGAAACCCCTGCTTTCGGTTAACAACCTGACCCATCTGTACGCGCCGGGCAAAGGCTTCAGCGACGTCAGCTTTGAACTGTGGCCTGGCGAAGTGCTGGGGATTGTCGGTGAATCCGGTTCCGGTAAAACCACGCTGCTCAAATCCATCTCCGCGCGCCTGGCACCGCAGCAGGGCGAGGTGATATATGGCGACGACTCGCTGTATGCCATGAGCGAAGGCGAGCGCCGCCGCCTGTTGCGCACCGAGTGGGGCGTGGTGCACCAGCATCCGCTTGATGGCCTGCGCCCGCGAGTCTCCGCAGGCGGTAACATCGGTGAGCGCCTGATGGCAACCGGCGCGCGCCACTACGGCAACATCCGCACCACGGCGCAGCACTGGCTGGAACAGGTGGAGATCCCGGCCTCACGCATTGACGACCTGCCGATCACCTTTTCCGGCGGTATGCAGCAGCGTCTGCAAATCGCCCGTAACCTGGTCACGCACCCGAAGCTGGTGTTTATGGACGAGCCAACCGGCGGGCTGGATGTGTCGGTACAGGCGCGCCTGCTGGACCTGTTGCGCGGGCTGGTGGTGGAACTGAACCTGGCAGTGGTGATTGTCACCCACGATTTGGGCGTGGCGCGCCTGCTGGCTGACCGGCTGCTGGTGATGAAACAGGGCCAGGTGGTGGAAAGTGGGCTAACTGACCGGGTGCTCGACGACCCGCATCATCCGTATACCCAACTGCTGGTTTCTTCGGTTCTGCAAAATTAA
- the phnC gene encoding phosphonate ABC transporter ATP-binding protein encodes MQTIIRVENLSKTFHRNPALNAVCLEVGKGEMVALLGPSGSGKSTLLRHLSGLMSADRESHSHVELLGRTVQRGGKLARDIRRSRTDIGYIFQQFNLVNRLSVLDNVLIGALGSTPFWRTCCRWFSAEQKQQALHALTRVGMAQFAHQRVSTLSGGQQQRVAIARALMQKAKVILADEPIASLDPESARIVMETLHDINRNDGITVVVTLHQVDYALRYCERIVALRQGHIFYDGTSGEFDNERLGNLYRSMSRVEPDAAAA; translated from the coding sequence CTGCCTTGAAGTTGGCAAAGGGGAAATGGTCGCCCTGCTGGGGCCGTCTGGTTCAGGCAAATCCACGCTGCTGCGCCACTTAAGCGGCCTGATGAGCGCCGATCGCGAAAGCCACTCGCACGTCGAACTGCTGGGCCGCACGGTGCAGCGCGGCGGCAAGCTGGCGCGCGACATTCGCCGCAGCCGTACCGACATCGGCTACATCTTCCAGCAATTCAACCTCGTTAACCGCCTGTCGGTGCTCGACAACGTGCTGATTGGCGCACTCGGCAGCACGCCGTTCTGGCGTACCTGCTGCCGCTGGTTTTCCGCAGAACAAAAACAGCAGGCGCTGCACGCCCTGACCCGCGTCGGCATGGCGCAGTTCGCCCACCAGCGCGTCTCCACGCTCTCTGGCGGCCAGCAGCAGCGCGTCGCCATTGCCCGCGCCCTGATGCAAAAAGCCAAAGTGATTCTCGCTGACGAACCCATCGCCTCGCTGGACCCGGAATCGGCGCGCATCGTCATGGAAACCCTGCACGACATTAACCGCAACGACGGCATCACCGTGGTGGTCACGCTCCACCAGGTGGACTACGCCCTGCGCTACTGCGAGCGCATTGTTGCCCTGCGCCAGGGCCACATTTTCTACGACGGCACCAGCGGCGAGTTCGACAACGAGCGGCTGGGCAATCTTTATCGCAGCATGAGCCGCGTCGAGCCAGACGCCGCCGCTGCCTGA
- the phnD gene encoding phosphonate ABC transporter substrate-binding protein — protein MSHKAVAALAFTSMFSISMMSAQAEESTALNFGIISTESQQNLKPQWDPFLKDMEKQLGVKVNAFFAPDYAGIIQGMRFNKVDLAWYGNLSAMEAVDRAGGQVFAQTVAADGSPGYWSVLIVNKDSPIKNLDDMLAKRKDLTFGNGDPNSTSGFLVPGYYVFAKHNAAVSEFKRSVNANHETNALAVANKQVDVATNNTENLDRLKVTAPQKYAQLRVIWTSPLIPADPIVWRKNLPDATKEKLRSFFLSYGKTPEQQQVLKGLSWAPFRASSDQQLVPIRQLTLFKEIQSVKNNKNLSEQERNSKVAALQTQLDALDNTAKQTAQAQ, from the coding sequence ATGAGCCACAAAGCGGTTGCCGCCCTTGCCTTCACCAGCATGTTCAGCATCAGCATGATGAGCGCACAGGCAGAAGAATCCACTGCGCTGAACTTCGGCATCATCTCCACGGAATCACAGCAAAACCTCAAACCGCAGTGGGACCCGTTCCTCAAAGACATGGAAAAACAGCTGGGTGTGAAAGTGAATGCCTTCTTCGCCCCGGACTACGCCGGAATAATCCAGGGGATGCGCTTTAACAAAGTGGATCTGGCCTGGTACGGCAACCTGTCGGCCATGGAAGCCGTAGACCGCGCAGGCGGCCAGGTATTCGCCCAGACCGTGGCGGCAGACGGCTCGCCGGGCTACTGGAGCGTGCTTATCGTCAATAAAGACAGCCCGATTAAAAACCTCGACGACATGCTGGCAAAGCGTAAAGACCTGACCTTCGGCAACGGCGACCCGAACTCCACCTCCGGCTTCCTGGTGCCGGGCTACTACGTGTTTGCCAAACACAACGCCGCGGTCAGTGAGTTTAAGCGCTCGGTAAACGCCAACCATGAAACCAACGCGCTGGCTGTGGCCAACAAGCAGGTGGATGTGGCAACCAACAACACTGAAAACCTCGACCGACTCAAAGTCACCGCCCCGCAGAAATACGCACAACTGCGCGTTATCTGGACATCCCCCCTTATCCCGGCTGACCCGATTGTCTGGCGCAAAAACCTGCCGGATGCCACCAAAGAAAAACTGCGCAGCTTTTTCCTGAGCTACGGCAAAACCCCGGAGCAGCAGCAGGTGCTCAAAGGTCTGTCGTGGGCGCCGTTTCGTGCCTCAAGCGACCAGCAACTGGTCCCCATTCGCCAGCTGACGCTGTTTAAAGAGATCCAGAGCGTGAAGAACAACAAAAACCTGAGCGAGCAGGAGCGCAACAGCAAGGTTGCCGCGTTACAGACGCAACTCGACGCGCTGGACAACACCGCAAAACAAACCGCCCAGGCACAATAA
- the phnO gene encoding aminoalkylphosphonate N-acetyltransferase — translation MSVELRRATLNDANAVYGLICELKQKEFDREAFTKGFAANLQDTNFHCQLALRDAQPLGLITLHLQFHLHHVNWIAEIQELVVMPQARGLGVGKRLLEWAEDEAKRAGAEMIELSTSTGRVDAHRFYQREGYLPSHLRFTKALMEVH, via the coding sequence ATGTCTGTTGAATTACGCCGCGCCACGCTGAACGACGCTAACGCCGTTTACGGGTTAATCTGCGAACTCAAGCAAAAAGAGTTCGATCGCGAGGCGTTCACGAAGGGATTTGCCGCGAACCTGCAAGACACAAACTTTCACTGCCAACTGGCGCTGCGCGACGCTCAACCGCTGGGGCTTATCACGCTGCACTTACAGTTCCACCTGCATCACGTGAACTGGATAGCCGAGATTCAGGAACTGGTGGTGATGCCCCAGGCGCGCGGGCTGGGCGTGGGTAAACGGCTGCTGGAATGGGCTGAAGATGAAGCGAAACGCGCCGGAGCAGAAATGATTGAGCTTTCGACCAGCACCGGGCGCGTGGATGCACACCGCTTTTACCAGCGTGAAGGCTATCTGCCAAGCCACCTGCGCTTTACCAAAGCACTGATGGAGGTACATTGA
- a CDS encoding alpha-D-ribose 1-methylphosphonate 5-phosphate C-P-lyase PhnJ: MTVTDTLTGYNFGYLDEQTKRMIRRAILKAVAIPGYQVPFGGREMPMPYGWGTGGIQITASVIGTHDVLKVIDQGADDTTNAVSIRSFFQRVTGVATTESTADATLIQTRHRIPETPLGEDQILIYQVPIPEPLRFIEPRETETRTMHALEEYSVMQVKLYEDIARFGHIATTYAYPVKVNERYVMDPSPIPKFDNPKMDNMPALQLFGAGREKRIYAVPPYTRVESLDFEDHPFRIQQWDEPCAICGSHNSYLDEVVLDDQGNRMFVCSDTDFCRQNSEAAHS; encoded by the coding sequence ATGACCGTGACTGACACCCTCACCGGCTACAACTTTGGCTATCTCGACGAACAGACCAAACGCATGATCCGCCGCGCCATTCTTAAGGCGGTCGCCATTCCCGGCTACCAGGTGCCCTTTGGCGGGCGCGAAATGCCAATGCCCTACGGCTGGGGCACCGGCGGCATCCAGATTACCGCAAGCGTGATTGGCACACATGATGTGCTGAAGGTTATCGACCAGGGCGCGGACGACACCACCAACGCCGTCTCCATTCGTAGCTTCTTTCAGCGCGTCACCGGTGTCGCTACCACTGAATCCACCGCCGACGCCACGCTGATTCAGACCCGCCACCGCATCCCGGAAACGCCGCTCGGTGAAGATCAGATTTTGATTTACCAGGTGCCCATCCCGGAGCCGCTACGCTTTATCGAGCCGCGCGAAACCGAAACCCGCACCATGCACGCGCTGGAAGAGTACAGCGTGATGCAGGTGAAGCTGTACGAAGATATCGCCCGCTTCGGCCACATTGCCACCACCTACGCCTACCCGGTGAAGGTCAACGAGCGCTACGTGATGGACCCGTCGCCCATCCCGAAATTCGATAACCCGAAAATGGACAACATGCCTGCGCTACAGCTGTTTGGCGCCGGGCGTGAGAAGCGCATTTACGCCGTGCCGCCGTACACCCGCGTGGAAAGCCTCGACTTTGAAGACCATCCGTTTCGGATCCAGCAGTGGGACGAACCGTGCGCCATCTGCGGCTCACACAACAGTTATCTCGACGAAGTGGTGCTCGACGACCAGGGCAACCGCATGTTCGTCTGCTCCGACACCGATTTTTGCCGCCAGAACAGCGAGGCCGCCCATTCATGA
- the phnM gene encoding alpha-D-ribose 1-methylphosphonate 5-triphosphate diphosphatase, with translation MIINNVNLVLEDEVVHGSLEMADGIIRSFANTHSQLPQALDGENGWLLPGLIELHTDNMDKFFTPRPKVDWPAHSAMSSHDALMVASGITTVLDAVALGDVRDGGDRLENLEKMIGAIEHSERLGVNRAEHHLHLRCELPHHTTLPLFRELVARGRVSLVSLMDHSPGQRQFANLEQYRIYYQGKYQLSDADMARYEEEQLALAARWSQPNRQAIAAECRERGIALASHDDATAGHVEESHELGSVIAEFPTTFEAAKASRERGLHVLMGAPNIVRGGSHSGNVAAHHLAQDGLLDILSSDYYPASLLDAAFRVAADERNRYTLPQAVHLVTRNPARALGLSDRGVLAEGKHADLVLARKIGEHMHVGRVWREGRQVF, from the coding sequence ATGATTATCAATAACGTGAATCTGGTGCTGGAAGATGAGGTGGTGCACGGCTCGCTGGAGATGGCCGACGGCATCATTCGCAGCTTTGCCAACACCCATAGCCAGTTGCCGCAGGCGCTGGACGGCGAAAACGGCTGGCTGCTGCCGGGGCTGATTGAGCTTCACACCGACAACATGGACAAGTTTTTTACCCCGCGCCCAAAGGTAGACTGGCCCGCCCATTCTGCCATGAGCAGCCACGACGCGCTGATGGTCGCCAGCGGCATCACCACGGTGCTGGATGCTGTCGCGCTCGGTGACGTGCGTGACGGCGGTGACCGGCTGGAAAACCTCGAAAAAATGATTGGCGCCATTGAACACAGTGAGCGCCTTGGCGTGAACCGCGCCGAGCACCACCTGCACCTGCGCTGCGAGCTACCGCACCACACCACGCTGCCGCTGTTTCGCGAATTAGTGGCGCGCGGTCGCGTGTCGCTGGTCTCACTCATGGACCACTCGCCGGGCCAGCGCCAGTTTGCCAACCTTGAGCAGTACCGCATCTATTACCAGGGCAAATACCAGTTGAGTGATGCCGACATGGCACGCTACGAAGAAGAACAACTTGCCCTGGCCGCCCGCTGGTCGCAGCCTAATCGCCAGGCCATTGCCGCCGAGTGCCGCGAGCGCGGCATTGCGCTGGCAAGCCACGACGACGCCACCGCCGGGCATGTGGAAGAATCCCACGAACTCGGCAGCGTGATTGCCGAATTCCCGACCACCTTTGAAGCTGCTAAAGCCTCGCGCGAGCGCGGGCTGCACGTGCTGATGGGCGCACCCAATATCGTGCGCGGCGGCTCACACTCAGGCAACGTAGCGGCACACCACCTGGCGCAGGACGGGCTGCTGGATATTCTGTCGTCCGACTATTATCCGGCAAGCCTGCTGGATGCCGCCTTTCGCGTCGCCGCTGACGAGCGCAACCGCTATACCTTGCCGCAGGCGGTTCACCTGGTCACACGCAACCCGGCGCGCGCGCTGGGGCTTAGCGACCGTGGCGTGCTGGCCGAGGGTAAACACGCAGACCTGGTGCTGGCGCGTAAGATCGGTGAACACATGCACGTGGGCCGCGTCTGGCGTGAAGGGAGACAGGTGTTCTGA
- the phnF gene encoding phosphonate metabolism transcriptional regulator PhnF: protein MHLSRHLTSFPTRYEEIAAKLELELRHYRCGDYLPAEHQLAARYAVNRHTLRRAIDQLVERGWVQRRQGVGVLVLMRPFDYPLSAQTRFSQNLLDQGSHPTSERLLAVLRPASSGVAEALGVQEGDNVIHLRTLRRVNGVPLCLIDHHFAELAWWPVLREFTSGSLHDWLFAQTGVALTRHQTRISARRAQAKESRVLELPNMAPLLCVRTLNRQADSEQVAEYSVSLTRADLIEFTMEH from the coding sequence ATGCATTTGTCCAGACATCTGACCAGTTTCCCGACCCGCTACGAAGAGATAGCAGCAAAGCTCGAACTGGAGCTGCGCCACTACCGCTGCGGCGATTACTTACCCGCGGAGCACCAGCTTGCCGCGCGCTATGCCGTCAACCGCCACACCCTGCGCCGCGCCATTGACCAACTGGTCGAGCGCGGCTGGGTTCAGCGCCGCCAGGGCGTCGGCGTGCTGGTGCTGATGCGCCCGTTCGACTACCCACTCAGCGCACAGACGCGCTTTAGCCAGAACCTGCTCGACCAGGGCAGCCATCCCACCAGCGAACGCCTGCTGGCGGTACTGCGCCCGGCAAGCAGCGGCGTGGCCGAGGCGCTCGGCGTACAGGAAGGCGACAACGTGATTCATCTGCGCACCCTGCGCCGGGTGAACGGTGTACCGCTGTGCCTTATCGACCACCACTTTGCCGAGCTGGCGTGGTGGCCAGTACTGCGCGAGTTCACCAGCGGTTCACTGCACGACTGGCTTTTTGCACAAACCGGCGTAGCGCTCACCCGCCACCAGACGCGCATCAGCGCCCGCCGCGCCCAGGCCAAAGAGAGCCGGGTGCTGGAGTTACCCAACATGGCACCGCTGTTGTGTGTGCGCACCCTTAACCGACAGGCCGACAGTGAGCAGGTGGCGGAGTACTCCGTGAGCCTGACCCGCGCCGACCTGATTGAATTCACCATGGAGCACTGA
- the phnL gene encoding phosphonate C-P lyase system protein PhnL, whose product MTISVRVENLSKTFVLHHQNGVQLPVLKNASLQVQAGECVVLHGHSGSGKSTLLRSLYANYLPDVGHIWIKHNDTWIDLATAPAREVLAVRRSTLGWVSQFLRVIPRISALDVVMQPLLDLGVAREVCVERASALLTRLNVPERLWHLAPSTFSGGEQQRVNIARGFVVDYPVLLLDEPTASLDAANSAAVVALINEAKARGAAVIGIFHDEAVRNQVADRLHHMQAIEETA is encoded by the coding sequence ATGACCATTTCTGTACGGGTGGAAAACCTGAGTAAAACCTTCGTGCTGCATCACCAGAACGGTGTGCAACTGCCGGTGCTGAAAAATGCCTCGCTCCAGGTGCAGGCAGGCGAATGCGTGGTGCTGCACGGCCACTCCGGCAGCGGCAAATCAACGCTGCTGCGCTCGCTATACGCCAACTATCTGCCAGACGTTGGCCATATCTGGATTAAACATAACGATACGTGGATAGACCTCGCCACTGCCCCGGCGCGCGAGGTGCTGGCAGTGCGCCGCAGCACGCTGGGCTGGGTGAGCCAGTTCCTGCGCGTCATCCCGCGTATCTCGGCACTCGACGTGGTGATGCAACCGCTGCTGGACCTCGGTGTGGCGCGCGAGGTGTGCGTTGAGCGCGCAAGCGCCCTGCTCACGCGCCTGAACGTGCCCGAGCGCCTGTGGCACCTGGCGCCGTCCACCTTCTCCGGCGGCGAGCAGCAGCGCGTAAACATCGCCCGTGGTTTTGTGGTGGATTACCCGGTGCTGCTGCTCGATGAGCCCACCGCCTCGCTGGATGCCGCCAACAGTGCCGCCGTGGTGGCACTGATTAACGAGGCCAAAGCGCGCGGCGCGGCGGTGATAGGCATTTTCCACGATGAAGCGGTGCGTAACCAGGTGGCCGACCGCCTGCACCACATGCAGGCCATAGAGGAAACCGCATGA
- the phnN gene encoding ribose 1,5-bisphosphokinase, producing the protein MNRIIWLIGPSGSGKDSLLTALRQQQEQQLLVAHRYITRPCDAGGENHVALSNDEFSQRARRGLFALDWEANGWRYAIGIELDLWLASGFDVVVNGSRAHLAQAQERYGPRLVPIVIQVSAQVLEQRLIARGRENSEQIAQRLARAARYDNATCHCRVLNNDGSLQQSVSQLLALIREPAPHGAQENHHVC; encoded by the coding sequence ATGAACCGGATTATCTGGCTAATCGGCCCTTCCGGGTCAGGCAAAGACAGCCTGCTGACGGCGCTGCGCCAGCAGCAGGAGCAACAACTTCTGGTGGCCCACCGCTATATCACTCGCCCGTGCGACGCGGGCGGTGAGAACCATGTGGCCCTCAGCAACGACGAGTTCAGCCAGCGCGCGCGGCGCGGGCTGTTTGCGCTCGACTGGGAGGCCAACGGCTGGCGCTACGCCATTGGCATTGAACTGGATTTGTGGCTGGCCTCGGGGTTTGACGTGGTGGTCAACGGCTCGCGGGCGCATCTGGCGCAGGCGCAGGAGCGCTACGGCCCACGGCTGGTGCCCATTGTGATTCAGGTGTCGGCGCAGGTGCTGGAGCAGCGCCTGATAGCCCGCGGGCGTGAAAATAGCGAACAGATAGCCCAGCGCCTGGCGCGCGCGGCACGCTATGATAATGCCACCTGCCACTGCCGCGTGCTCAATAACGACGGCAGTTTGCAGCAGTCCGTCAGCCAGCTGCTGGCGCTTATCCGCGAGCCTGCGCCTCACGGTGCACAGGAGAATCATCATGTCTGTTGA
- the phnE gene encoding phosphonate ABC transporter, permease protein PhnE, giving the protein MHSITVAPPKRSTFSLIGWALVLAILAASWRGAEMAPLTLFRDAGNMATFAADFFPPDFSQWPQYLKEMSVTLQIAVWGTALAVVLSIPFGLMSAENIAPWWLYQPVRRAMDACRAINEMVFAMLFVVAVGLGPFAGVLALFIHTTGVLSKLLSEAIEAIEPGPVEGIRATGANKLEEIIYGVLPQIMPLLISYSLYRFESNVRSATVVGMVGAGGIGVTLWEAIRGFQFQQTCALMIVVIVTVSLLDFLSQRLRKQFI; this is encoded by the coding sequence ATGCACAGCATCACCGTTGCCCCACCCAAACGCAGCACCTTCTCGCTGATTGGCTGGGCGCTGGTTCTGGCCATTCTTGCCGCCTCGTGGCGCGGTGCCGAAATGGCACCGCTCACGCTGTTTCGCGATGCGGGCAATATGGCGACGTTTGCCGCCGACTTCTTCCCGCCGGATTTCAGCCAGTGGCCGCAGTATCTCAAGGAGATGTCGGTCACGCTGCAAATTGCGGTCTGGGGTACTGCGCTTGCGGTCGTGCTTTCCATCCCGTTTGGCCTGATGAGTGCCGAGAACATTGCGCCGTGGTGGCTTTACCAGCCGGTACGCCGGGCGATGGATGCCTGCCGCGCCATCAACGAAATGGTGTTCGCCATGCTGTTTGTGGTGGCAGTTGGCCTTGGCCCGTTTGCCGGGGTGCTGGCACTGTTTATCCACACCACCGGCGTGCTCTCCAAACTGCTGTCTGAGGCGATAGAAGCCATCGAGCCTGGCCCGGTAGAAGGCATTCGCGCCACCGGTGCTAACAAACTGGAAGAAATTATCTACGGCGTACTGCCGCAGATAATGCCGCTCTTAATCTCTTACTCGCTCTACCGCTTTGAGTCGAACGTGCGCTCCGCCACCGTGGTGGGCATGGTCGGTGCCGGCGGTATCGGGGTCACGCTGTGGGAGGCGATTCGCGGTTTCCAGTTCCAGCAGACCTGCGCACTGATGATTGTGGTGATTGTCACCGTCAGCCTGCTGGACTTCCTGTCCCAGCGCCTGCGTAAGCAATTTATCTAA
- a CDS encoding carbon-phosphorus lyase complex subunit PhnI (required for the use of phosphonate and phosphite), which yields MYVAVKGGEKAIAAAHQLQHHKRRGDTDVAELSVAQIEQQMGLAVDRVMTEGGIADRELAALALKQASGDSVEAIFLLRAYRTTLAKFAVSEPLDTASMRLERRVSAVYKDIPGGQLLGPTYDYSHRLLDFALLAEGSAPTLEQAEARREVAPHVFSLLAQQGLAKREEDSGTTPDDITRQPAVFPCSRSSRLQQLVRGDEGYLLALAYSTQRGYGRNHPFAGEIRSGYVDVEIVPEEVGFAVNVGEMLLTECEMVNGFVAPADEPAHFTRGYGLTFGMSERKAMAMALVDRALQAPDYHEPVSGPAQDEEFVLAHADNVEAAGFVSHLKLPHYVDFQAELELLKRLHERENDRD from the coding sequence ATGTACGTTGCCGTTAAAGGAGGCGAAAAAGCGATTGCCGCCGCCCATCAACTCCAGCACCACAAGCGCCGTGGCGATACCGACGTTGCCGAACTGAGTGTTGCCCAGATTGAGCAGCAAATGGGGCTGGCCGTGGACCGCGTGATGACCGAGGGCGGCATTGCCGACCGTGAACTGGCGGCGCTGGCGCTCAAGCAGGCGAGCGGCGATAGCGTGGAAGCCATCTTCCTGCTGCGCGCCTACCGCACCACGCTTGCCAAATTTGCCGTAAGCGAGCCGCTGGATACCGCCAGCATGCGCCTGGAGCGCCGGGTGTCTGCGGTATACAAAGACATCCCCGGCGGCCAGTTGCTTGGCCCCACTTACGATTACAGCCACCGCCTGCTCGATTTTGCGCTGCTGGCCGAAGGCAGCGCGCCCACACTGGAGCAGGCCGAGGCCAGGCGCGAGGTAGCGCCCCACGTGTTCAGCCTGCTGGCCCAGCAGGGGCTGGCAAAGCGTGAAGAAGACAGCGGCACCACGCCGGACGACATCACTCGCCAGCCCGCCGTTTTCCCGTGCTCGCGTTCTTCGCGCCTGCAACAGCTGGTGCGCGGCGACGAAGGCTACCTGTTAGCGCTCGCCTACTCCACCCAGCGCGGCTATGGCCGTAACCATCCATTTGCCGGGGAAATCCGCAGCGGCTACGTCGATGTGGAAATCGTACCTGAAGAGGTCGGTTTTGCGGTAAACGTCGGGGAAATGCTGCTAACCGAGTGCGAAATGGTTAACGGCTTTGTGGCACCTGCCGATGAACCTGCACACTTTACCCGCGGCTACGGGCTCACCTTCGGCATGAGCGAGCGCAAAGCCATGGCGATGGCGCTGGTAGACCGCGCGCTGCAGGCGCCGGACTACCACGAGCCGGTCAGCGGCCCGGCCCAGGACGAAGAGTTCGTACTGGCGCACGCCGATAACGTCGAGGCCGCTGGCTTCGTCTCGCACCTCAAACTGCCCCACTACGTGGATTTCCAGGCCGAACTGGAACTGCTCAAACGCCTGCACGAACGGGAGAATGACCGTGACTGA